The following proteins are co-located in the Heteronotia binoei isolate CCM8104 ecotype False Entrance Well chromosome 21, APGP_CSIRO_Hbin_v1, whole genome shotgun sequence genome:
- the LOC132589975 gene encoding cholesterol 24-hydroxylase-like, with translation MEVLEAIWGLLAVALLAFGLYCCYVKYVHLKYDYIPGAPRASFFFGHLPYFWRKLKNKEVAHDLFIQWAEEHGPILRINYLHKISVVILSPEGVKEYLMLPQYPKDPDIYSMFFNIFGVRFFGNGLISDPNHERWRKQRRIMDPAFSRTYLSGLMGIFNEKAEELMKVLEEKADGETEVDVMSLLRRVTLDIIAKVAFGLELNTLHDYQTPFPRAVDLIAEGMTKIRIPFFQYIPWNRKKVKEIQDSLRLLRRTGEECFERRRKAMLNDEETPLDILTQILKSEAQEGGCDYDSMLDNFVTFFFAGHETTANLLSFTIMELGRQPEIVAKLQAEVDEFVGVRRDINYEDLGSLQYLSQVLKESLRLYPPAPGTVRWTGTENVIEGVKIPANTALNFNTYVMGRMERFFKDPLIFNPDRFGKDQPKPYYCYFPFALGPRSCIGQIFAQMEAKVIMAKLLQRFEFQLVPPQRFKVLESGTLRPFDPVVCRLNLRNPLGF, from the exons CTTTTTCTTTGGTCACCTGCCATACTTTTGGAGAAAGCTTAAAAATAAAGAAGTGGCTCATGATCTCTTTATACAGTG GGCTGAAGAACATGGACCAATCTTGCGTATTAATTATTTGCACAAAATCTCAGTGGTAATATTAAGTCCTGAAGGAGTAAAG GAGTATCTGATGCTACCACAATACCCCAAAGACCCAGACATATATAGCATGTTTTTTAATATTTTTGGTGTAAG GTTTTTTGGGAATGGCTTGATATCAGATCCGAACCATGAACGCTGGCGCAAGCAACGGAGAATTATGGATCCAGCTTTTAGCCGAAC TTACCTGTCTGGCTTGATGGGAATCTTCAATGAGAAAGCAGAAGAGCTTATGAAGGTGTTGGAAGAGAAAGCTGATGGAGAGACAGAAGTAGATGTGATGAGCCTCCTGAGACGGGTGACTCTTGACATCATTGCAAAG GTGGCTTTTGGCTTAGAACTGAACACCCTCCATGATTACCAAACACCTTTCCCACGTGCAGTGGATTTAATTGCAGAAGGCATGACCAAGATACGCATCCCTTTTTTTCAG TACATACCCTGGAACAgaaaaaaggtgaaagagattcAGGACAGCTTGAGGCTGCTACGTCGCACCGGGGAGGAGTGTTTTGAGCGGAGGCGCAAGGCCATGCTGAATGACGAGGAGACCCCTTTGGATATTCTTACTCAAATCTTGAAGAGTGAAG CTCAGGAGGGAGGCTGCGATTATGACAGCATGCTGGACAACTTTGTCACCTTCTTTTTTGCAG GTCACGAAACCACTGCCAATCTGTTGTCTTTCACCATCATGGAGCTGGGGCGGCAGCCTGAGATAGTGGCAAA ACTTCAGGCTGAAGTGGATGAGTTTGTTGGCGTAAGGAGAGACATTAACTATGAAGATCTTGGCAGCCTCCAGTATTTGTCGCAG GTTCTCAAAGAATCCCTACGATTGTACCCACCGGCTCCAGGCACTGTACGCTGGACAGGAACTGAAAATGTCATTGAAGGGGTCAAAATTCCAGCAAACACCGCCCTGAAT TTCAACACATATGTCATGGGACGCATGGAAAGGTTTTTCAAGGATCCACTGATCTTCAATCCTGACCGATTTGGTAAAGACCAGCCCAA GCCCTACTATTGCTATTTCCCATTTGCTTTGGGGCCTCGTTCCTGCATTGGGCAGATATTTGCACAG ATGGAGGCTAAAGTGATTATGGCCAAACTCCTGCAGAGGTTTGAATTCCAGCTGGTCCCACCACAGAGATTTAAGGTTCTGGAATCAGGAACACTGAGGCCATTCGATCCTGTAGTGTGCAGACTGAACCTACGCAACCCTCTTGGCTTTTGA